The window TCGAGAAAAAGCTCGCCCTTGGCTACGGTTTCCAGCCCCTTGATGAGGTTGGAGGCGGCAGATTCCTTGATCATGTAACCGGTGGCACCGGCGCGGAAGGCCTCCACGATGTAGTCGGCCTCGGAGTGCATGGAAATGATGATGAACTTGGTCTCGGGCACCGCATCCTTGAGTTCTCGGATCATCTGGATGCCGTTTTTGCCGGGCATGGAGATATCCACCAGCATGATATCGGGGCGGAGCTTCTTGCCGAGCTCAATGCCTTCCTTGCCGTTGCCAGCCTCGGCAACCACGCTGTAGTTGGCGTCGCGCTTGACGATAGTCTTGAGCCCTTCCCTGAATAGTGGATGGTCGTCGACAATGATGAGTTCCATGCGATTACTGCCTCCTGGCCCCGATGGTGGGAATCTTGAAAATTATGCGTGTACCTGTTCCCAACCGGGATTCTATTTCCATTGAGCCGCCGACCAGGCGTGCTCTCTCTTCCATGCTGCGCAGCCCCATGCGGCGCTCTTCCGCGACCTGTTCCAGCCGCTCGTCCACATCAAAGCCCTTGCCGTTATCCGCGATCCTGATGAGAAGATCCGGATGGCTCTTGACCATACGTACGGCCACTTTGCTCGCCTCGGCATGCCTTGCCACGTTGCCGAGCGCCTCCTGAATCATACGGTAAATATTGATTTCCGTATCAAAATCGAACGTTAGATTTTCCATACCCGCCGTGAAAAAGTCAACATCAACTCCGGATCGACGCGATACGTCTGCACAGTGTCGCTCCAGCGCGAGAGTCAACCCGAGCTGATCCAACGCAGGAGGCCGCAGTCCATAGGCAATATCACGAACGGACTGGACCGCGCCCTGCACTATATCGGTGACGGCCCGGGCGCGCTCGGCCACAGCGGGATCGACCTCTGTATCGTGATCAAACAATGTCTCCATGTTCAATATGATGGAGGACAAATCCTGCGCGATGTTGTCATGCAGGTCGCGGGAAATTCGCTGGCGCTCATCTTCCTGAATGCGAAGCAACTGCTGTGTGAGGGACAGAATCTGATTCTGCGCCCTTCGACGTTCGCCGACCTCGTCAGTCAGGCGGATGTTGGCTTCGGAGAGCTCGGCCGTACGCCGGGCAACCCTGTCTTCCATCTCGGCGTGGGCCAGAAGAAGTTCCTCTTCCAGCACCTTGTGCGACGTGATGTCAGTGAGAATCTCCATGTACGCCTTTTCGCCGCCCCACATGATGGGCTTGAGGCTGAAGGTGACCCAACGCGTCTCCCCCAGTTTGGTGAGCGTCCGGGCAGAGGCAAAGCCTTCGTTGCGCTTGCCCGCCAGAAAGTCGGAGAACTGCTTCACGATAAATGACCGGTCATCGGGATGCACCAACTCAAACGGGGTGAAATTTTCCAACTCCTCAGCCGAATAACCGAGGATTTCGGTCATGGCCTCGTTGGCGAAGAGCACCTTCTCGTCACGCACGACCACAACGCCTTCCTGCGCGTTTTCCACCACAACACGGTAGCGCTCTTCGGACTCCATCAATGCCTGCTCGGCTCGCTTGCGGGGCGTAACGTCAATGAGCGAAACGATGACGCGTGACAGTGAGTCCTGATATTCGGGCGGCACCGAGAAATTGACCACAACCCAGATAACGTCGCCTTCCAAAGTGCGATGGGTAATCTCCCCGCAGTACTCGCAACCGCCGGAGGCCAACAGTATCATCTCCTCGGTAAAGGCGGCCATGGAGCTCTCGGTCAGCACCTTGTCAAGATTGCCCAAAAGCTCTTCCTGATCCCTTGCGCGGAGCAGGTCCAACGTGGCCTTATTCACGGACACCACGTCCACCAAAGTCGCGCATTTACCCAGCGCTTCGGGATTGTCATAGAAATATTGACGAAAATCGGTGACGCCTGAAGCCCTGAGATCATCAAAATAGACCTTAAGCCGGGTCAGGTCTTCCTCCCACAACGAGATGGGGGAATCCTCGAACAGAGTACGATAACGATCCTCGTTCTTCTGGATGGCCAGCGCCGCCTCACGCCTCGGGGTGATGTCGCGGGTAATACCGAGGTAGCCGAGTTTCTCGTCGTCCGGCCCGTACAGTCGGCGGGTCAGGGTTTCGGTCCAGATAGTGAACCCGTCTTTGCAGATGGCCTCGGCCTCGAATCGATTGGTATAATCGTTGCCACCGTCGGATTGGGCCTCGGCATCTGTCCGCCTAGCAATCATCTCTTTTATGATCGTCATGGACTCCGGCTTCATGGTGTCTGCCAGATCCATTGTCATGTACTCTTCAGGCGTGAAACCGGTGAGCTTCTCCACCGCCGGACTTACGTAGGTGTATTGCAGGTCGTTGTCCGCGGTCCAAATGACGTCATCCAATGTCTCGACGATCAACCGATAGCGACTCTCACTCTCGCGGAGGGCATCCTCGGTGACACGCTGCTGGGTCACGTCGGTGATAATGCCTTCGACAGCGGCCGGAGTGCCATAGTCATCCTGCACCAGCGTGATGCGCTGGCTGATCCACTTCAGGGAGCCGTCCTTG of the Pseudodesulfovibrio sp. zrk46 genome contains:
- a CDS encoding PAS domain S-box protein, producing the protein MTNTPDEMQWPDEGPTAAELPPHLFKQVVEASGVPMAIRRPDLWPIYSNQAFLDLYGYTLAEVRAQKPRKMLLEETWALYRNTVIPCMEVGRSWEGDYVIRCKNGRLRSIWGHFDPVMDESGKLTHVISIMRDDSASQRLRKALQQTERHLNFLADNTSDCLFRLRTTDGRYDYISSAMESITGYKPQEFYENPNLFKNIAPASWLPTLEMWWQEMLEGNTRYEYTSPLYHKDGSLKWISQRITLVQDDYGTPAAVEGIITDVTQQRVTEDALRESESRYRLIVETLDDVIWTADNDLQYTYVSPAVEKLTGFTPEEYMTMDLADTMKPESMTIIKEMIARRTDAEAQSDGGNDYTNRFEAEAICKDGFTIWTETLTRRLYGPDDEKLGYLGITRDITPRREAALAIQKNEDRYRTLFEDSPISLWEEDLTRLKVYFDDLRASGVTDFRQYFYDNPEALGKCATLVDVVSVNKATLDLLRARDQEELLGNLDKVLTESSMAAFTEEMILLASGGCEYCGEITHRTLEGDVIWVVVNFSVPPEYQDSLSRVIVSLIDVTPRKRAEQALMESEERYRVVVENAQEGVVVVRDEKVLFANEAMTEILGYSAEELENFTPFELVHPDDRSFIVKQFSDFLAGKRNEGFASARTLTKLGETRWVTFSLKPIMWGGEKAYMEILTDITSHKVLEEELLLAHAEMEDRVARRTAELSEANIRLTDEVGERRRAQNQILSLTQQLLRIQEDERQRISRDLHDNIAQDLSSIILNMETLFDHDTEVDPAVAERARAVTDIVQGAVQSVRDIAYGLRPPALDQLGLTLALERHCADVSRRSGVDVDFFTAGMENLTFDFDTEINIYRMIQEALGNVARHAEASKVAVRMVKSHPDLLIRIADNGKGFDVDERLEQVAEERRMGLRSMEERARLVGGSMEIESRLGTGTRIIFKIPTIGARRQ
- a CDS encoding response regulator transcription factor, translating into MELIIVDDHPLFREGLKTIVKRDANYSVVAEAGNGKEGIELGKKLRPDIMLVDISMPGKNGIQMIRELKDAVPETKFIIISMHSEADYIVEAFRAGATGYMIKESAASNLIKGLETVAKGELFLDSALSQEVVFKLLQSKGGGSDSPQDPYSTLTSREQEVMRMLAEGLTTKEVAAQLYISPKTVENHRTNLMKKLGLQSTVELIRYAARLGLIDLDTWAI